The Lysobacter enzymogenes DNA segment GAACGCTCCGGCACACGGTCGTTGTGGCGCGACGATCCCCATTGGCCGCCGCATGGCCCGGTGCCGCGTTGAGCCCGCCGCTATTGTCGGCGCGCGCGCTCAACCGCGCGCTGCTGGCGCGGCAGTCGCTGCTCGAACGCAGCGCGCAGTCGCCGCTGGCGATGGTCGAACGCCTGCTCGGACTGCAGGCGCAGGCGCCGAACCCGCCGTACCTGGGCCTGTGGACGCGATTGCAGGACTTCGCCCTCGACGACCTGACCCAGGCGATGCGCGAGCGCCGCATCGTCCGCGCGACGATGATGCGCGGCACCTTGCACCTGGTCGGCGCCGACGACTACCGCGCCCTGCGCCCGGTGTTGCAGCCGGTGCTGCAACGGTTGTCGCTGGCCAGCGGCCACGCCAAGGCGCTGAAGGGCTTGGACCTGCACGCGCTGCGCCGCGCCGGCTTCGACGCGCTGCGCGCCGCGCCGCTGGGCGCGACCGCGCTCGGCGAGGCCTTGCGCGCGCAGTGGCCGCAACACGATTGCGACGAACTGGCGCGGCTGGTGCGCAATCTCGAACCGCTGGTGCACGTGCCGCCGGCCGGCACCTGGGACTGGCACAAGCCGGCGGCGTTCGCGACCGCGCTGGATTGGCTCGGCGCCGCGATCGCCGACGCGCCGGACGAGGACGCTGTCGACGCGATGGCGCTGCGCTACCTCGGTGCGTTCGGGCCGGCCAGCGCGCGCGATCTCGCGGCGTGGTCGGGGCTGGCCGCGACCAACCAGCGGCTGCAGCGCCTGCGTTCGCGCCTGTGCGTGTTCCGCGACGAAGACGGCAGCGAGTTGTTCGATCTGCCCGACGCGCCGCGGCCGCCGCCTGAACTGCCGGCGCCGTCGCGCTTGCTGCCGGAATTCGACAACGTCCTGCTCGCCCACGCGCGGCGCGCGCGCATCCTCGACGAGGCGCTGCGGCCGGCGGTGTTCAGCCGCAACGGCCTGGTCGCGGCGACCGTGCTCGTGGACGGTTTCGTCGCCGGGGTGTGGAAACTGCAGCGCGATGCGCGCACGGCGATGCTGACGATCTCGCCGTTCCGGCGCCTGGCGGCGGCGGAGCGCGCCGAACTGGAAGCGCAGGCGGCCGATTGCCTGCGCGTGGTGGCGGCGGATCGGGAGCGGCACGAGATCCATTTCGCGCGGGTGCAGCGGCCGGTGTAGCGGCGTCGCGGCTGGCACGAGAGCGTCGGGACTGAAGCCCCTCCCACAAAGCACTCCCGCAAGAAGCCTCCTATCAATAGCGAACGCGTCGGCGCCGTGTCGCGAGGCGGTTCCGGCATCGCTGTTGTGGGAGGGACTTCAGTCCCGACGCTCTCGCGCCAGCCGCGATCCACCCGCCCGCCGCACCGCGTTTTCGTAAACGTTGTGTTGCATTCAGCCAAATCCATCGAACGAAGCGCTAACGATTTGCCGCTGCGAGTCACGTTTCGTCGTAGCGCGTCGCCCCGATCGGGGCCGCGCCTAACCGCTGCGCGCCGCGCTGTGGTTAAGCCAACGTAGCTTTAACTCCCGCGTCCGGTGATCGGTTCAGAACCGGATCGGCAAGGTGGCCCCGTGCTTCGCAGCACCACATGCCGAGCGGTCGCCGACAGACGAGGCGTCGATCGCGCAACAACGGCCCACCCAATACGAGGAGAACCGACGGATGAACATCAAGTCCCGCAAGCCGCTGATCGCCGCCCTGGCCCTGACCGCCGCGCTGGCCGCACCGATGGCGTTCGCCCAGTCGGCCACCGAGCAGGCGCCGCCGACCGGCGATGCCGCGACCCCGGCGGCGACCGCCCAGGAACCGGCGGCCGCGACCGCCGCGCCGGCGCCGACCGCGCAGAAGAAGAGCTGGGCCGACGTCGATACCGACAAGAGCGGCAACCTCAGCAAGAACGAAGCCGCGGCCGTGCCCGCGCTGAGCCAGGTGTTCGAGCAGGCCGACAGCGACAGCAACGGTCAGCTGACGCCGGACGAATACAAGAACTACGTCGCCAAGGCCCAGTCGGGCGGCGGCGCCAGCAGCAGCGGCGGCAAGTAAGCGCGGCTGCAGCCACGGTCAGGGCGGCCGAACTCTCTCCGGCCGCCCCCTTGGGGTGCAGGATCTTCCTGCGTTGTGCGAAGGGCGGCCTCGGCCGCCCTTCTTTTTTGCGCGTATTCGCGCGCCGGCGCCGGGCGGTTGTTCGGTCCGCGCCGGGTTCGCCGCGGCGCTTCGCCGGCGCGGGTGCGCGCAACGCAAATGCGGGATAATCCGCGCATGAGCGCACCCCTTCGCATGATCGGCTTCGACGCCGACGACACTCTCTGGCGCAGCCAGGACTATTTCGATCAGGCCCAGCTCGATTTCGAGCGCATCGTCGGCCGGTACGTCGACCTCGGCGACGCGCGCCTGCACGAGCGCCTGTACGAGATCGAGAAGAACAACATCGGCGTGTTCGGTTACGGCGTCAAAGGCATGACCTTGTCGATGATCGAGGCGGCGGTGGCGATCACCGGCCAGCGCATCGCCGCGGCCGACCTGCACCGCATCGTCGAACTCGGCAAGGACCTGCTGCGCCATCCGGTGGAGATGCTGCCGGGCATCCCCGAGGCAGTGGCGGCGATCGCCGCGGACTTCGAGATCGTGCTGATCACCAAGGGCGACCTGTTCCACCAGGAGGCCAAGGTGAAGCAGTGCGGCCTGGCCGACCTGTTCCGGCGCATCGAGATCGTCAGCGAGAAGGACATCGGCACCTACGCCCGGCTGCTGCGCGAGTTCGGCCTGCCGGCGGCGCAGTTCGCGATGATCGGCAACTCGCTGCGCTCGGACATCGCGCCGGTGCTGGATCTGGGCGGCTGGGGCATCCACATGCCGTACCACACCACCTGGGCGCACGAGACCGAGGCCGAGGTCGCCGCCGACGCG contains these protein-coding regions:
- a CDS encoding winged helix DNA-binding domain-containing protein, encoding MSPPLLSARALNRALLARQSLLERSAQSPLAMVERLLGLQAQAPNPPYLGLWTRLQDFALDDLTQAMRERRIVRATMMRGTLHLVGADDYRALRPVLQPVLQRLSLASGHAKALKGLDLHALRRAGFDALRAAPLGATALGEALRAQWPQHDCDELARLVRNLEPLVHVPPAGTWDWHKPAAFATALDWLGAAIADAPDEDAVDAMALRYLGAFGPASARDLAAWSGLAATNQRLQRLRSRLCVFRDEDGSELFDLPDAPRPPPELPAPSRLLPEFDNVLLAHARRARILDEALRPAVFSRNGLVAATVLVDGFVAGVWKLQRDARTAMLTISPFRRLAAAERAELEAQAADCLRVVAADRERHEIHFARVQRPV
- a CDS encoding HAD family hydrolase, with protein sequence MSAPLRMIGFDADDTLWRSQDYFDQAQLDFERIVGRYVDLGDARLHERLYEIEKNNIGVFGYGVKGMTLSMIEAAVAITGQRIAAADLHRIVELGKDLLRHPVEMLPGIPEAVAAIAADFEIVLITKGDLFHQEAKVKQCGLADLFRRIEIVSEKDIGTYARLLREFGLPAAQFAMIGNSLRSDIAPVLDLGGWGIHMPYHTTWAHETEAEVAADAPRLRRVAGAAELPQAVRELARAAQAS